In Cervus elaphus chromosome 24, mCerEla1.1, whole genome shotgun sequence, a single genomic region encodes these proteins:
- the USP19 gene encoding ubiquitin carboxyl-terminal hydrolase 19 isoform X5, protein MSGGASATGPRRGPPGLEEATSKKKQKDRANQESKDGDPRRGSAFTPREEQTKEDLGLDWRQSADEVIVKLRVGTGPVRLEEVDAAFTDTDCVLRLPDGRQWGGVFYAEIESSCTKVQARKGGVLQLSLPKKVPLLTWPSLLKKPLGTQELVPGLRCQENGQEPSPIALEPGPEPRRAKQEARNQKRAQGRGEVGAGAGPGAQAGPSAKRAVHLRRGPEGEGARDGPGPRGDAPPFLAEPATQAEAEEQLRVPPLTPQTCLLGSEENLALLTGKKAGVPRSDPVSPTMARSRDPEKDYRSKEEMAVAADAAALVDEPESMVNLAFVKNDSYEKGPDSVVVHVYVKEIRRDSSRVLFREQDFTLIFQTRDGNFLRLHPGCGPHTIFRWQVKLRNLIEPEQCNFCFTASRIDICLRKRQSQRWGGLEAPATRVGGAKVAVPTGPSPLDSAPPGGTPHPLTGQEEARAVEKEKPKARSEDTGLDGVAARTPMEHVAPKSEPHLASPKPTCMVPPMPHSPVSGDSVEEEEEEEKKVCLPGFTGLVNLGNTCFMNSVIQSLSNTRELRDFFHDRSFEAEINYNNPLGTGGRLAIGFAVLLRALWKGTHHAFQPSKLKAIVASKASQFTGYAQHDAQEFMAFLLDGLHEDLNRIQNKPYTETVDSDGRPDEVVAEEAWQRHKMRNDSFIVDLFQGQYKSKLVCPVCAKVSITFDPFLYLPVPLPQKQKVLPVFYFAREPHSKPIKFLVSVSKENSSASEVLDSLSQSVHVKPENLRLAEVIKNRFHRVFLPSHSLDTVSPSDTLLCFELLSPELAKERVVVLEVQQRPQVPSIPISKCAACQRKQQSEDEKLKRCTRCYRVGYCNQLCQKTHWPDHKGLCRPENIGYPFLVSVPASRLTYARLAQLLEGYARYSVSVFQPPFQPGRMALESQGPGCTTLLSTSSLEAGDSDRDPIQPPELQLVTPVAEGDTGASRAWASPDRGPVPSTSGISSEMVASGPIEVGALTVGERVSRPEAAVPGYQHPSEALSAHTPQFFIYRIDASNREQRLEDKGDVPLELGDDCSLALVWRNNERLQEFVLVASKELECAEDPGSAGEAARAGHFTLDQCLNLFTRPEVLAPEEAWYCPQCKQHREASKQLLLWRLPNVLIVQLKRFSFRSFIWRDKINDLVEFPVRNLDLGKFCIGQKEEQLPSYDLYAVINHYGGMIGGHYTACARLPNDRSSQRSDVGWRLFDDSTVTTVDESQVVTRYAYVLFYRRRNSPVERPPRAGHSEHHPELGPAAESAASQASRIWQELEAEEEPVPEGPAPLGPWGPQDWVGPPPRGPTTPDEGCLRYFVLGTVAALVALVLNVFYPLVSQSPWR, encoded by the exons ATGTCTGGTGGGGCCAGCGCCACAGGCCCAAGGAGAGGGCCCCCAGGACTGGAGGAGGCCACCAGTAAGAAAAAGCAGAAGGATCGAGCAAACCAGGAGAGCAAGGATGGCGATCCTAGGAGAG GGTCAGCATTCACTCCTCGGGAGGAGCAGACCAAAGAGG ACTTAGGGCTCGATTGGAGGCAAAGTGCTGATGAGGTGATTGTCAAGCTCCGTGTGGGAACAGGTCCCGTGCGGCTGGAGGAAGTTGATGCTGCTTTCACAGACACAGACTGTGTGCTGCGGCTCCCAG ATGGTCGGCAGTGGGGTGGTGTTTTCTACGCTGAGATAGAGAGTTCTTGCACCAAAGTGCAGGCTCGCAAAGGTGGCGTCCTGCAGCTGTCACTGCCCAAGAAGGTGCCTCTGCTTACATGGCCCTCTCTGCTG AAGAAACCTCTAGGGACCCAGGAGTTGGTGCCAGGGCTGCGGTGCCAGGAGAATGGGCAGGAGCCATCTCCCATTGCCCTGGAGCCAGGCCCTGAGCCACGGCGGGCTAAGCAGGAGGCCCGCAACCAGAAGCGGGCCCAGGGCCGTGGTGAGGTAGGCGCTGGGGCTGgtcctggggcccaggcagggccCAGCGCCAAGAGGGCCGTGCATCTCCGCAGAGGGCCAGAGGGGGAAGGGGCCAGAGATGGCCCTGGGCCTCGGGGTGATGCCCCCCCATTCCTGGCTGAGCCGGCCACCCAG GCTGAGGCTGAGGAACAGCTCCGTGTACCACCACTGACCCCCcagacctgcctcctgggctCAGAGGAGAATCTAGCACTTTTGacaggaaagaaggcaggagtccCCAGGAGCGACCCAGTGTCCCCTACCATGGCCCGGAGCAGAGACCCTGAGAAGGACTATCGTTCCAAGGAGGAGATGGCAGTGGCCGCAGATGCTGCAGCCTTGGTGGATG AGCCCGAGTCCATGGTGAACCTGGCATTTGTCAAGAATGACTCGTATGAGAAGGGGCCGGACTCAGTGGTGGTGCACGTGTACGTGAAGGAAATCCGCAGGGACAGCTCTCGAGTGCTCTTCCGCGAGCAGGACTTCACGCTTATCTTCCAGACCAG GGATGGAAACTTCCTGAGACTGCACCCGGGCTGTGGGCCCCATACCATCTTCCGTTGGCAGGTGAAGCTCAG GAACCTGATCGAGCCCGAGCAGTGCAACTTTTGCTTCACGGCCTCTCGCATTGACATCTGCCTCCGCAAGCGGCAGAGCCAGCGCTGGGGGGGCCTGGAGGCCCCAGCTACACGAG TGGGTGGTGCAAAGGTCGCCGTGCCGACAGGTCCATCCCCCCTGGATTCAGCCCCACCGGGAGGTACACCCCATCCCTTGACGGGCCAGGAGGAAGCCCGGGCTGTGGAGAAGGAGAAACCCAAGGCTCGATCTGAGGACACAGGCCTTGATGGGGTGGCTGCCCGCACCCCCATGGAGCATGTAGCCCCAAAGTCAGAGCCACACCTGGCGTCG CCCAAGCCCACATGTATGGTGCCTCCAATGCCCCACAGCCCGGTGAGTGGAGACAgtgtggaggaagaggaggaggaagagaagaaggtgtGTCTGCCCGGCTTCACTGGCCTCGTCAACCTAGGCAACACCTGCTTCATGAACAGCGTCATTCAGTCTCTGTCCAACACGCGGGAGCTGCGGGACTTCTTCCATG ACCGCTCCTTCGAGGCCGAGATCAACTACAACAACCCCCTGGGGACTGGTGGACGTCTAGCCATTGGCTTTGCTGTGCTGCTCCGGGCGCTGTGGAAGGGCACCCACCATGCCTTCCAGCCCTCCAAGTTGAAG GCCATCGTGGCGAGCAAGGCCAGCCAGTTCACAGGCTATGCCCAGCATGATGCCCAGGAGTTCATGGCTTTCCTGCTAGATGGGCTGCACGAGGACTTGAACCGCATTCAGAATAAGCCCTACACGGAGACCGTGGACTCAGATGGGCGGCCTGATGAG GTGGTGGCTGAGGAAGCCTGGCAGCGGCACAAGATGAGGAATGACTCTTTCATCGTGGACCTGTTTCAGGGCCAGTACAAATCGAAGCTGGTGTGCCCCGTGTGTGCAAAG GTCTCCATCACTTTTGACCCGTTCCTGTACCTGCCGGTGCCCTTGCCCCAGAAGCAAAAGGTTCTCCCTGTCTTCTATTTCGCCCGGGAGCCCCACAGCAAGCCCATCAAG TTTCTGGTGAGCGTCAGCAAGGAGAACTCCAGTGCAAGCGAAGTGTTGGACTCCCTGTCTCAGAGTGTCCACGTGAAACCTGAGAACCTGCGTCTGGCTGAG GTGATTAAGAATCGCTTCCACCGTGTGTTTCTGCCCTCCCACTCACTGGACACCGTGTCCCCGTCCGACACACTCCTCTGCTTCGAGTTGCTGTCCCCAGAGTTAGCCAAGGAGCGggtggtggtgctagaggtaCAGCAG CGCCCCCAGGTGCCCAGCATCCCCATCTCCAAGTGTGCAGCCTGCCAGCGGAAGCAGCAGTCAGAGGACGAGAAGCTGAAGCGCTGTACCCGATGTTACCGCGTGGGCTACTGCAACCA GCTCTGTCAGAAAACCCACTGGCCTGATCACAAGGGCCTCTGCCGCCCCGAGAACATCGGCTACCCTTTCCTGGTCAGTGTCCCCGCCTCACGCCTCACTTACGCCCGTCTCGCTCAGCTGCTAGAGGGCTATGCCCG GTACTCTGTGAGTGTGTTCCAGCCGCCCTTCCAGCCCGGCCGCATGGCCTTGGAGTCCCAGGGCCCTGGCTGCACCACGCTACTCTCCACTAgctccctggaggctggggacagtGACAGGGATCCCATTCAGCCACCAGAGCTCCAGTTGGTGACCCCTGTGGCTGAGGGGGACACTGGGGCCTCCCGGGCATGGGCATCCCCTGATCGGGGCCCTGTGCCCAGCACCAGCGGCATTTCTTCTGAGATGGTGGCCAGTGGGCCCATTGAAGTTGGCGCCTTGACTGTTGGTGAGAGGGTGTCCCGGCCTGAAG CTGCCGTGCCCGGGTACCAACACCCAAGTGAAGCCCTGAGCGCCCACACTCCCCAGTTCTTCATCTACAGAATTGACGCATCCAACCGAGAGCAGCGGCTAGAGGACAAAG GAGACGTCCCACTGGAGCTGGGGGATGACTGCAGCCTGGCCCTGGTCTGGCGCAACAACGAGCGCCTGCAGGAGTTCGTGTTGGTGGCCTCCAAGGAACTGGAGTGCGCTGAGGACCCTGGGTCTGCGGGCGAAGCTGCCCGCGCTGGCCACTTCACGCTGGACCAGTGCCTCAACCTCTTCACACGGCCGGAGGTGTTGGCACCTGAGGAGGCTTG GTACTGCCCCCAGTGCAAACAGCACCGCGAGGCCTCCAAGCAGCTGCTGCTGTGGCGCCTGCCCAACGTGCTCATCGTGCAGCTCAAGCGCTTCTCCTTCCGCAGCTTCATCTGGCGTGACAAGATCAACGACCTGGTGGAGTTCCCCGTCCG GAACTTGGACCTGGGCAAGTTCTGTATCGGTCAGAAAGAGGAGCAGCTGCCCAGCTACGACCTGTACGCCGTCATCAACCACTACGGGGGCATGATCGGCGGCCACTACACCGCCTGTGCGCGCCTGCCCAATGACCGCAGCAGCCAGCGCAGCGACGTGG GCTGGCGCCTGTTCGACGACAGCACGGTGACAACGGTAGATGAGAGTCAGGTGGTGACGCGTTACGCCTATGTCCTCTTCTACCGCCGGCGGAACTCTCCCGTGGAGAGGCCCCCCCGGGCAGGGCACTCTGAGCACCACCCTGAGCTGGGCCCTGCAGCTGAGTCCGCTGCCAGCCAG GCTTCCCGGATTTGGCAGGAGCTGGAGGCCGAGGAGGAGCCGGTACCCGAGGGGCCTGCGCCTCTGGGTCCCTGGGGGCCCCAAGACTGGGTGGGCCCCCCGCCACGTGGCCCTACCACACCAGACGAGGGCTGTCTCCGATACTTTGTTCTGGGCACCGTGGCAGCTTTGGTGGCCCTTGTGCTCAACGTGTTCTATCCTCTGGTATCCCAGAGCCCCTGGAGATGA